GTTTGTTCCTTTTACTTCCCTGCAATTGGTGGACGTCATGATGCAGTGCGATACCATGTTGCAGCAACCAGACGATGCACCGTGTACAAGGATCTTCAAACCGTCTGAGCGATACATTGGCTGTTTGCTGCGGTGTTTTTTGCTGCGAACGGGCTTGTACAGTGAACATCATGGGCCCAATCTCGATCGCTTGTATGTCCAATGCAACAATTACGCGAACGAGACGCTGTTCCGCGAGAGAACTACTTCCTGCTATCGGCACCTGAAATCGGAGTGTTTGGATGAGTGCACGCTGGTGCGAAGATTTGTTGGGGAATGTTTCGACGATGGTTTACTGCAATTAATACGCCTACACATTAATACAAATTTAAATGGGGCGTCTGTAACAATTGGCGTAACGGGTAATGTTGATGTTGGACTTGGTGCTGCCACCGGTGCCCTAGCCGGTAGCCTAGTCAGTGGCCTCATCGGTGGCCTCACTATGCCTGTTGCAGGTGTAGGTGGGATGGTGGGAGGTGTGCTTTAGATGACTTTAAGTCACTTTGCATACACAGCTTCAAGATGATTTTATCCTAACgagatttttttccatctATCTAACAACGAGAGTTTCATTCGGAGCATTCAAATCagcaaaaatgtgcaaaatcaGAGTCGTAACAGTTCTTTGGTTATATGGTCAATACAGATACAGTTACAATTGTAA
This genomic interval from Anopheles nili chromosome X, idAnoNiliSN_F5_01, whole genome shotgun sequence contains the following:
- the LOC128728945 gene encoding general odorant-binding protein 45-like, giving the protein MVDMGLTLIAIAGVLATGTLASSRCNENVLKKSIAQAQEECVQYLNIPRARLAVYNEFIYPKDTETQRMVRCVGINLGWWNDTNGVQEAVIRSYFHPDPEDCLYDRRTYHCLKSQRLDCPTLDPSARAYESFRCYYEQYGNIVTTPQFVPFTSLQLVDVMMQCDTMLQQPDDAPCTRIFKPSERYIGCLLRCFLLRTGLYSEHHGPNLDRLYVQCNNYANETLFRERTTSCYRHLKSECLDECTLVRRFVGECFDDGLLQLIRLHINTNLNGASVTIGVTGNVDVGLGAATGALAGSLVSGLIGGLTMPVAGVGGMVGGVL